One Curtobacterium sp. MCLR17_032 genomic window carries:
- a CDS encoding uracil-DNA glycosylase, which produces MPDSVLHSALDLGAFWDALDAVPAAADAEALFEPGGPDTASRAAGTLRRRNLDRYLQHAGPEADTILVAEAPGWRGMTNTGIPFTSMRELQDPDGLFAGVSFAVPPEPTAAWEASSRVVHAALRDWHGPLPVLWAVFPHHPFAAPDRLTNRTPRPAEVRAGAPVALALAEAVGARRFVAVGRKAQGALAAAGIDAIAVRHPAQGGAREFTQQIAALR; this is translated from the coding sequence GTGCCGGACTCCGTGCTGCACTCCGCGCTCGACCTCGGCGCGTTCTGGGACGCCCTCGACGCGGTCCCGGCTGCGGCCGACGCCGAGGCGCTGTTCGAACCCGGCGGTCCCGACACGGCGTCGAGGGCGGCCGGAACGCTGCGGCGGAGGAACCTCGACCGATACCTGCAGCACGCCGGGCCCGAGGCGGACACGATCCTGGTCGCCGAGGCACCGGGCTGGCGCGGCATGACGAACACCGGCATCCCGTTCACGAGCATGCGGGAGCTGCAGGACCCCGACGGGCTGTTCGCCGGCGTGTCCTTCGCGGTGCCGCCCGAGCCGACGGCAGCGTGGGAGGCGTCCTCGCGCGTCGTGCACGCGGCGCTCCGGGACTGGCACGGCCCGCTGCCGGTGCTCTGGGCGGTGTTCCCGCACCACCCCTTCGCCGCCCCGGACCGGTTGACGAACCGGACACCGCGTCCGGCCGAGGTCCGTGCCGGCGCGCCCGTCGCACTCGCGTTGGCCGAAGCGGTGGGTGCCCGGCGGTTCGTCGCCGTCGGCCGGAAGGCGCAGGGCGCGCTGGCGGCGGCCGGCATCGACGCGATCGCCGTGCGCCACCCGGCGCAGGGTGGGGCGAGGGAGTTCACGCAGCAGATCGCCGCGCTGCGCTGA
- a CDS encoding glycosyltransferase, whose amino-acid sequence MSTTTEPLRIGLVSLHTSPGDEPGSGEVGGMNVVVRHQAEALADRGHQVDIITRRSAPTQPDSVALVPGVCLRFLSAGPAEPVPKGGHDAFIEPFRRGLAELGPFDVLHSHHWFSGAAALPVARDRGIPHVQSFHSIAADSATPLSEGERPESAGRMVGEERLARDSDAVVVVSESEAHTVRSRLGGDPSRVWIVPPGVDGSVFRPASVGARRAAAPYVVAAARVQPLKGLDLAIEAIAGIDQEARPTLVIAGDASSEAGDHVTELRRLAASRGIADRVTFIGPQSRADLAFLFRGAAAVLVPSHSETYGLVALEGSASGVPVVAAAAGGLREAVVDGETGVVLESRDPAVWATEIQRILTEPEYAAALASAGREHAERLSWERSAAGLEQVYLRVLGH is encoded by the coding sequence GTGAGCACCACGACCGAACCGTTGCGCATCGGGCTGGTCTCGTTGCACACCTCCCCCGGCGACGAGCCCGGATCCGGCGAGGTCGGCGGCATGAACGTCGTCGTCCGCCACCAGGCCGAAGCGCTGGCCGACCGCGGCCACCAGGTGGACATCATCACCCGCCGCTCGGCACCGACGCAGCCGGACTCGGTCGCCCTCGTGCCGGGCGTGTGCCTGCGGTTCCTGTCCGCCGGGCCGGCCGAACCGGTGCCGAAGGGCGGGCACGACGCCTTCATCGAACCGTTCCGCCGCGGCCTGGCCGAACTCGGTCCGTTCGACGTCCTGCACTCGCACCACTGGTTCTCCGGCGCCGCGGCCCTGCCCGTCGCCCGCGACCGTGGCATCCCGCACGTCCAGTCGTTCCACTCCATCGCCGCCGACAGTGCGACGCCGCTGTCCGAGGGCGAGCGTCCCGAATCCGCCGGCCGGATGGTCGGCGAAGAACGCCTCGCGCGCGACTCCGACGCCGTCGTCGTCGTCAGCGAGTCCGAGGCACACACCGTCCGCTCCCGTCTGGGCGGCGACCCGTCGCGCGTCTGGATCGTGCCGCCGGGGGTCGACGGCTCCGTCTTCCGCCCGGCCAGCGTCGGCGCGCGTCGCGCCGCCGCGCCCTACGTCGTCGCCGCGGCCCGCGTGCAGCCGCTCAAGGGCCTGGACCTGGCCATCGAGGCGATCGCGGGCATCGACCAGGAGGCCCGCCCCACCCTCGTCATCGCCGGGGACGCCTCGAGCGAAGCGGGCGACCACGTGACCGAACTGCGTCGGCTCGCCGCGTCACGGGGCATCGCCGACCGGGTCACCTTCATCGGACCGCAGTCGCGTGCCGACCTGGCGTTCCTGTTCCGCGGCGCGGCAGCCGTGCTGGTGCCGTCGCACTCCGAGACGTACGGCCTGGTGGCGCTCGAGGGCTCCGCGTCCGGGGTGCCCGTCGTGGCCGCCGCTGCCGGGGGCCTCCGCGAAGCCGTGGTCGACGGCGAGACCGGGGTCGTCCTCGAGTCGCGCGACCCCGCGGTCTGGGCGACGGAGATCCAACGCATCCTGACCGAACCGGAGTACGCCGCCGCCCTGGCCTCCGCCGGGCGCGAGCACGCCGAACGACTCAGCTGGGAGCGGTCGGCCGCGGGTCTCGAGCAGGTCTACCTGCGGGTCCTCGGACACTGA
- a CDS encoding DUF429 domain-containing protein, translating into MTAYLGVDLAWGLGTERRAPNETGLAALDDAGRVTDAGWARGVDEVTAWIAERLGPRTLIAVDASLVVTNPTGIRESERQVGQRYGRWKVAANPTNLASAASAGARLLDRLTALGVPYVSDTRTMRARSGPAVFECYPYTTLVGVAEFGYDVERPRYKRLDTSVPPAVARQRRAEAFDELVRRMRTTAFDPPLDLDAHPLTRDLRDPSVLHGPTHKHREDLLDGVLCAWTAAFWERHGDERVQVLGGDPGLPSDPLDAAGRLPALVAPARRSQRPAH; encoded by the coding sequence CCGCCCTCGACGACGCCGGCCGGGTGACCGACGCCGGGTGGGCCCGCGGGGTCGACGAGGTCACCGCCTGGATCGCCGAACGACTCGGCCCCCGGACCCTCATCGCGGTGGACGCGTCGCTCGTCGTCACGAACCCGACGGGCATCCGCGAGTCCGAACGCCAGGTCGGGCAGCGCTACGGCCGATGGAAGGTCGCCGCGAACCCGACGAACCTGGCCTCGGCCGCGAGCGCCGGCGCCCGGCTGCTCGACCGGCTGACCGCCCTCGGCGTGCCGTACGTCAGTGACACCCGGACGATGCGCGCCCGGAGCGGCCCGGCGGTGTTCGAGTGCTACCCGTACACGACCCTGGTCGGGGTGGCGGAGTTCGGCTACGACGTCGAGCGTCCCCGCTACAAACGGCTCGACACGTCCGTGCCCCCGGCCGTCGCCCGGCAGCGTCGCGCGGAGGCGTTCGACGAGCTCGTCCGCCGCATGCGTACGACGGCGTTCGACCCGCCCCTCGACCTCGACGCGCACCCGCTCACCCGCGACCTCCGCGACCCGTCGGTGCTGCACGGGCCGACGCACAAGCACCGCGAGGACCTGCTCGACGGCGTCCTCTGCGCGTGGACGGCGGCGTTCTGGGAGCGACACGGCGACGAACGGGTGCAGGTGCTGGGTGGTGATCCGGGCCTCCCGTCCGACCCGCTCGACGCCGCGGGCCGCCTGCCGGCCCTCGTCGCCCCCGCGCGCCGGTCGCAGCGCCCGGCTCACTAG